The Desulfobacterales bacterium genome includes a region encoding these proteins:
- a CDS encoding inorganic phosphate transporter has translation MPTEYIILIAGFIIGFYMAWNIGANDVANSMASAVGAKAITVRQAVMIASILNLTGAAFIGSHVADTIRKGIVSTEILNDPHVAFTGALAALLSAALWVSFATWKSMPISTTHAIVGAMVGFGLVAGGVDAIQWVKLTSVVLSWIISPAFSVIISFIMFNIIKRLIISRTDSFNRALKLSPLFIGLSIFIIVLSFLFKTPLGKQLSVGTATALLIALVFAAVIGFVARILLSRIDRKLASNDGEGVFRYIQVGTSCYVALAQGANDVANAVAPLAVIYFFVKTGTIGNQVPVPFFLLLFGGVGIALGVAMAGKRVMETLGTKITQLTNTRGFCVDFAAATTVLIASKLGLPVSTTHAAVGGVLGVGMARGMEALNLRLVYEIALYWLLTLPAAAGTCMVIYKILQFILHRI, from the coding sequence ATGCCTACTGAATATATTATCCTGATCGCGGGATTTATTATCGGCTTTTATATGGCGTGGAATATCGGGGCAAACGACGTTGCCAATTCCATGGCCAGCGCCGTCGGCGCCAAAGCCATAACCGTCCGTCAGGCGGTTATGATTGCCTCTATATTAAATTTAACCGGTGCGGCGTTTATCGGATCTCATGTCGCCGATACCATTCGAAAGGGTATCGTCTCTACTGAAATATTAAACGACCCCCATGTGGCGTTTACGGGGGCCCTTGCAGCGCTTCTATCCGCCGCTTTATGGGTCAGTTTTGCAACTTGGAAATCCATGCCGATTTCCACAACACACGCCATTGTCGGCGCCATGGTCGGATTTGGCCTCGTTGCTGGCGGTGTGGATGCCATTCAATGGGTAAAATTGACGTCGGTCGTGTTAAGCTGGATTATCTCTCCCGCATTCAGCGTGATTATTTCCTTTATCATGTTCAATATCATTAAACGATTGATTATATCCAGAACCGATTCTTTCAACCGGGCGCTGAAACTGTCTCCTCTATTTATCGGCCTATCCATTTTTATCATCGTGTTGTCCTTTCTGTTTAAAACCCCTCTTGGAAAGCAGCTTTCGGTCGGAACGGCGACAGCGCTGTTGATCGCCCTGGTATTCGCCGCAGTCATCGGGTTTGTTGCCAGGATCTTATTATCGCGCATCGATCGAAAGCTGGCTTCGAACGACGGCGAAGGCGTTTTCAGATACATACAGGTGGGGACATCCTGTTACGTCGCGCTGGCGCAAGGCGCAAACGATGTGGCCAATGCCGTCGCGCCATTGGCCGTTATTTACTTTTTTGTAAAAACCGGCACGATAGGGAATCAAGTGCCCGTGCCTTTTTTCCTGCTTCTTTTCGGTGGCGTCGGCATTGCATTAGGCGTCGCAATGGCAGGCAAGCGCGTCATGGAAACGCTGGGCACGAAAATTACCCAACTCACCAACACACGGGGGTTTTGTGTAGATTTTGCGGCAGCCACAACGGTTCTGATCGCCTCCAAACTGGGATTGCCCGTTTCGACCACCCATGCGGCCGTCGGGGGCGTGCTCGGTGTCGGCATGGCCCGCGGTATGGAAGCACTCAATCTGAGGCTTGTTTACGAAATAGCGCTTTATTGGCTGTTGACCCTGCCCGCGGCCGCCGGCACCTGCATGGTCATCTACAAGATACTTCAATTCATTTTACATAGGATATGA
- a CDS encoding TIGR00153 family protein, whose amino-acid sequence MRIPFFSLFMSSPFEGLQEHAEKVKECAWAFQQAMECHMEDKCKRFEEHRQEVIRLEREADAIKRRIRGHLPKWTIMPVDKFQFFMYLKEQDSVLDAVEDVLDWISYRMDPGIPKELTKDFSLLVDATIDPIEELSNMVSEARKYFGSFSNKQREVVKEIIRALRQQEHEADEVEHVLKQKIFSSTTDPVTVFHMIKLSEIIGSITDHAENAGDMMRAMISK is encoded by the coding sequence ATGAGAATTCCCTTCTTTTCGCTTTTCATGTCGTCCCCTTTTGAAGGCCTTCAAGAACATGCCGAAAAAGTCAAGGAGTGTGCATGGGCGTTTCAGCAGGCCATGGAATGCCATATGGAAGACAAATGCAAGCGTTTTGAGGAACATCGGCAGGAAGTGATCCGACTGGAAAGAGAGGCGGATGCCATCAAACGACGCATTCGCGGGCACCTTCCCAAGTGGACGATCATGCCGGTGGATAAGTTCCAGTTTTTCATGTACTTGAAAGAACAGGACAGTGTGCTGGATGCCGTGGAGGATGTCCTGGATTGGATTTCCTACCGAATGGACCCGGGCATTCCGAAAGAGCTCACAAAGGATTTCAGCCTTCTTGTCGATGCGACGATTGATCCCATCGAAGAGTTGAGCAATATGGTTTCGGAAGCAAGAAAGTATTTCGGCTCTTTTTCAAACAAGCAGCGGGAGGTGGTCAAGGAAATCATTCGGGCACTCCGCCAGCAGGAGCACGAAGCCGATGAGGTTGAGCATGTGCTGAAGCAAAAAATATTCAGCAGCACCACAGATCCAGTGACCGTGTTTCACATGATAAAGCTTTCGGAAATCATCGGTTCCATCACGGATCATGCGGAAAACGCAGGCGACATGATGCGGGCGATGATATCCAAATAA
- a CDS encoding acyl-CoA dehydrogenase family protein, whose product MLKRDIFSDDHELFRSCVKELYVRELSPRRDQWEKNGMIDRDFWLSCGTQGMLLPDIPEAYGGGGLDFRVNAIVLEEISFAGVPGAAFAAHNDMTAQYIHHYGREAVKRHWLPKMAKGEAIGAVCMTEPDTGSDLKAIKTRATPVDGGYLINGAKTFITNGISCDVAVIAARVGKDQGAKAISLFVCDVAGKGFQKGRKLDKVGHRSSDTAELFFEDMFVPAENLLGEQGSGFIYMMEQLPQERMSITVSCQAAAQHAFDLAVAYVKERKAFGKAIIDFQNTRFVLADIKTELQVGWAHLDACIQALVNKQLSVDEAAAAKLWHSELCCRVADACLQLFGGYGYTEEYDIARLWRDVRVTKIYGGTSEIMKEIIGRSL is encoded by the coding sequence ATGCTAAAGCGGGATATATTCAGTGACGATCATGAGCTTTTTCGCTCATGTGTAAAAGAGTTGTATGTGCGTGAATTGTCGCCCCGGCGCGATCAGTGGGAGAAAAATGGCATGATTGATCGGGATTTCTGGCTTTCCTGCGGCACTCAGGGAATGTTGCTGCCGGATATTCCGGAAGCATATGGCGGCGGCGGCCTCGATTTCAGGGTGAATGCAATTGTGCTGGAGGAAATCTCCTTTGCGGGTGTGCCCGGCGCCGCTTTTGCTGCGCATAATGATATGACCGCGCAGTATATCCATCATTATGGCAGAGAGGCCGTGAAAAGGCACTGGCTGCCCAAAATGGCCAAAGGAGAGGCCATCGGCGCCGTGTGCATGACGGAACCGGACACCGGCAGTGATTTAAAGGCGATTAAAACGCGTGCCACACCGGTTGATGGCGGTTATCTGATTAATGGGGCGAAAACCTTCATTACCAACGGCATCAGTTGCGATGTGGCGGTCATTGCCGCCAGGGTCGGTAAGGATCAAGGGGCCAAAGCCATCTCGCTTTTTGTTTGTGATGTGGCCGGCAAGGGGTTTCAAAAGGGTCGAAAACTCGACAAGGTGGGGCACCGGTCATCGGATACGGCGGAGCTGTTTTTTGAAGATATGTTTGTGCCGGCCGAAAATCTTCTCGGAGAGCAGGGGAGCGGCTTTATCTATATGATGGAGCAGTTGCCCCAGGAACGGATGTCCATTACCGTTTCCTGCCAGGCGGCGGCCCAACATGCCTTTGATCTTGCCGTTGCGTATGTCAAGGAACGCAAGGCCTTTGGTAAGGCAATTATCGATTTTCAAAACACCCGCTTTGTATTGGCGGATATTAAAACCGAACTTCAGGTCGGCTGGGCGCATCTGGATGCCTGTATACAGGCCCTGGTGAATAAACAGCTTTCCGTCGATGAGGCGGCAGCCGCTAAACTCTGGCACAGCGAGCTTTGCTGCCGTGTGGCGGATGCCTGCCTGCAACTCTTTGGCGGTTACGGTTATACGGAGGAGTATGACATCGCCCGGCTCTGGCGGGATGTGCGCGTAACGAAAATTTACGGCGGCACCTCGGAAATTATGAAAGAAATCATCGGCCGGTCGCTGTAG